CtgcaacagcagcagcagcaacaaatGGTTACAACACAGAGTAGTACCTCACAGTCCAACCCGGTGCCACCCTCACCACCCAATCCAGCTGCATCTGCTGCTGCAGCAGCAGCTGCAGCCGCTGCTGCCGCAACTGCCGCAGCCAAGTCTAAGGGCATTGCTCCCGTGGGATCATAGCATGACGGAAATAGAGTCTGATCCTTTGCCAAGTGCCTAATTGTCAGATTCAATGTGCAtatattaatcaacttaccagcCTTCCGTGGAGTACTGTAGTCTGTTTGGTGCACCGTGAGGTTTTATTGTTATATCACTGTGACTCAAATTGACTGAATACTATTGAAGGAATCAATTGGCAAGTGAGTCTAGAAGTTATGAGTAAGAAGACGACTAGAAGTAGATCTGCCGTTTTTGtttttccaaaataatatttttcttgttttaattcttttttcttttgctctcATTGCATATTATACAATTAATAATGACAATCGCTTTTCTTGGGACTGATATTAGAGCTCTTTCTGTTTTTCTCCCCAAATCATGTCATTTTTTGCTTCTAACTTTCGCTACATGAATACAAGTTCGAAGAGGTTATGGTCAATAtacgaatttttatttttattttttatgatgagaaatttcaaaaatactaattaatttttattttattctcaaattatcgtgtagaatatattattacatcatttaaatagaaaattttaatttataaaattttaattttaaaatttatctttaatagcaatcttttcttctaattttaacCCAATTCATCTAGGGTtagttttgagatgagatgattttagattaaagataaaaattaaagaaaatattattttttaatattattattattttaagatttaaaaaagttgaattaaaatttaaaaaaattaaattatttattatattttatgtaaaaattttaaaaaattataataattagataaaataaataaaataaaataattttcaaattcaaacggggcattaattaaataaaataaagaagtcGCCCTCTGATTCGTGGGCTAAAATGCGCGCAAAGGGGACCTCTTCAGTTAACGCAGTGCAATATTTAGGCAGTATCGAAACTGAGAAGCAAATCAGCCACCGCGTTTCTCCGTAACCCGGTCGCATTCGTCCTCCCTCCGTCTCGCCATTAACAGGCCCAAGGCGAACCCATGTCGATAACTCAGCCGAGTCCGACTCAAGAAGAACGAGCCCAACACTTTGGTGAGCCATATTCTCTTCTTCTCACAACCCGAAATTCTTTTAGCTATCATCTGGTATACAAGATTGATTGAAATTTGCCAAGAGTTATACCCATTAGACGGAATATCCCAAATTCACGGTCTTTTTAGGTGATCGAAGGACTCCTTATGAGTTTTGTGATATGCATGAATCAGCAGCATGATGGATATGGATTTTTATCGGAGGGTTTCTATGGTTAGTTACCCAAGTCAAAGAATTTTAGCGGTGGATATACTCCATTTTTTTCGTTGGGCACTGGTTGTCCGGAACAAAGTCATTTTTTAATCTCGGGATGCACAGCCCCTCGGAAACGGCAATAAGTTTCCACAAGTACATCTCGAATAATATAAGAGGAAATTCTCCAGTTGGATGGCCCATAGAAATTGTTGAATTTACTCATTATCAGTTGCTCGCATGAAAATTAGTGTTTAGAACTAGCTCAACGTTGTTTGTGTTCCTGGATCATTGATTATGCGGCTAATAGCTCTACCTTTTAAGTTTAGTCAGTCCATTTGGAGTAAAGAAGCTTAAGAATTTGCTTATGTATCCATGCTTTTACCCCTGTAAATAACTTATCAAGGAAACAGAGGTATCTGGTCGATGGGTTTGCTGCTTTGGCGTAATTAATTCATGCACGTTAAAGCATTTTCGTTACCGGAACAACAAAGCATATGTTTTACCAATAGTCTTTTTCTCCCTGTTTTTAGTCTTTGCATATTATTCTAATAATTCAATTTGAATTACACCCTCGTCTTGTTTTGTAATATCTTTACAGAGACCCATCAGCGgagaattataataaaaaaccaGCATGGAGAGAAGCTTGTGGGAATATTACATGACACAGATCAAAAGGAGCTGGTTATATTGTGCCATGGGTTTCAATCCTTGAAGGTTGTTACACTTAAAAGAATATAATTTGTGATGTTCTAATTTATGAGTGTCTTCGGGAAAATAAGTTTTCCATTGTGGGATTGAACTCTGTTTCGcgtttaagattttatggttaTTTGTAGAAATCGTACATCTTTAGAACTATGGTGTTagacctcttttttttttttcacttttttttccttttttcccgtGGAAGTGTACGATTTCCTTGTCAATACGTGGGTGGGTTTATCTGATAGATTAGTTGTTTGTTGATCTCTAGGAACGCATTCCCATGGTGAACCTTGCTGCTGCTCTAGAAAATGAAGGAACCAGTGCCTTCCGTTTTGACTTTGCTGGCAATGGGTAAGCTGTTTACTTAATATTTGCATTTACTTAATTATGTAAATTTGttagttaaaaaattacataaaatttgtgTAATTACGAATTTTGTAATGTCTCTTTTCTTCAAGCTTGAATTTACTCTTTTTGGTTCTTGTGTATGTCCCAAGTACCTGTGAGGTCAATTAATGGATATGCTTTCTATGACAAGTCATATATATACTTGTGATACCcctatatgataaaattaaggatatgtggtgtatgggatcccacattgcttgggaatgaggagttcttgctctttataaggttccaatggggctccaattgtgtcattgactagtccttttagagtataggccatatagtttgggccttccattgaggcgttacaaatggtatcagaatCTATCCCAACcaaaaatgtgggacttgagccgtgccacctaTAACAGACCCGACGAGGACGTCGGAAATTTAGgggggtagattgtgatacccctaTATGATAAGATTTAGGGTAGGTGGTttatgagatctcacattgcttaGGAATGAggagttcttgctctttataaggttccaatggggatCCAATTAtgtcattgactagtccttttggagtataggccatgtggtttgggccttccattggggcattacaatacttcttttcaaattataaatgtggaattttggaaagaaatttaaaaaccaattcTGATTAAATGATGCTGCCTGTCCCAGGGAAAGCGAAGGTTCCTTCCAGTATGGTAACTACCGTAGAGAAGCTGATGATTTACGAGCAGTAATCCAACACTTCCATAGGAAGAAATATGTAATAACTGCAATTGTTGGGCACAGTAAAGGTCTGTTAGTAATACATATGAAATCTATAGAATCAATCTAATAACTGCTGTATAAAGAGTGAATCCTAATAAACCATATCTGAAGATGGGGGAATTTCTTAACACTCACTCCGATCCGATCTTATTGCTTGTTCAGGTGGTACCAAGATGCTTATTTCTTTTTTGCCCTGGTGAAACGGTTATCATCTCGTCATTGCTAatggtttttttgtttcttttgcttgTCTATAATTTTCCTTTAGTTTTAGGGCTGCAAGGCATATATTACTACTGATAACTTCAATTTATGCTCTGATTTTTTCTTGTGCAATGACAAACCTAGTCGAAGGAATTCACTTCACATTCCCTAGGCAATGCATTTGAAAGGGTTTGCCTAGAGAACATTTGTTGATTagcaaacaaaaatataataactgtCATTGCTTCTCTGTGGTGCCTCATTGGTTTTTGCTATAATAGAGTCTGTTTTAATGATcaatttttgaatttgtttatgAAGTCCTTTATGCTTCAAATGTTCTGGCAGGGGGCAATGTGGTGCTCTTGTATGCTTCAATGTTTAATGATGTTTCGATAATTGTCAATATTTCTGGCCGTTTTAATCTGGAGAGAGGCATTGAAGGCCGCTTGGGTAAAGACTATTTACAAAGAATCAAGCAAAATGGATTTATTGATGTTAGGAATAAAAGAGGTAAGCAATCAAATGTGATTAATCTAATGGTTTTGTCATAGACATCATTATATTTGTCCATCATTTAGTGATGTCcagttttattttatcttccTTGTTCTACATTGCTTGGAATTTTGTTATTACCTTGGATTTCAAAATTGAGTGTTGATCTAAAACTTACAAGCATGCCTTCTTCATAACTACAATAACTAATTTTTCAGAAGTTATGAATTTAGAGGTACCTAGGTTTTATTGATTTAGATTATTGCAGCTTCTTGGTTGACATTTTCCTATTCCCAGGGATTTTTGAGTATCGTGTGACTGAAGAAAGTTTGATGGACCGTCTGAGTACAGATACTCATGCAGCCTGCCTTATGATTCAGCAAAACTGCAGGTCAGTGAATACAATTTGCTTCAATGGATCATATCTGCAATGTTTGTGATGTTGCATAATCATTTCCAtcaagtttgaaaaataaatgtcGGGCACAGTGCTCTTGATATTGTATCTATAATGTGCCtagtttatttcaatttatatcAGTCTGTTTATGGGGAAAACAACCAACTTTTGCTTGAGCTGCCAGCATACACCAACTGGAAATGTAGGATGTTTTTTTGAGATGGGTCAGGCATGTCAGTCCTTGACTCATGAGCGTGGGTTTACTTATGCTCTTTCTTCTAACATATGTTACGTGGGGGTGTTTCTGTGTGCgtgttttattcttttatattcttCAATTAGTTACCAGATTCTTGTTGAACGTAGAAAAGCTTCTAAGGATGGAATCAATGATTTAATCACTCtg
This is a stretch of genomic DNA from Carya illinoinensis cultivar Pawnee chromosome 15, C.illinoinensisPawnee_v1, whole genome shotgun sequence. It encodes these proteins:
- the LOC122297613 gene encoding uncharacterized protein LOC122297613, coding for MSITQPSPTQEERAQHFETHQRRIIIKNQHGEKLVGILHDTDQKELVILCHGFQSLKERIPMVNLAAALENEGTSAFRFDFAGNGESEGSFQYGNYRREADDLRAVIQHFHRKKYVITAIVGHSKGGNVVLLYASMFNDVSIIVNISGRFNLERGIEGRLGKDYLQRIKQNGFIDVRNKRGIFEYRVTEESLMDRLSTDTHAACLMIQQNCRVLTIHGSKDKIVPVEDALEFAKFIPNHKLHIIQGADHEYTSHQDELAAVVLDFIREQFHQDRDASTRSLPPTKLDRSVNSRL